Proteins co-encoded in one Ignavibacteria bacterium genomic window:
- a CDS encoding serine hydroxymethyltransferase, producing the protein MYDSLKNDPEMYEVLQLETGRQTEKLELIASENIVSPAVLAAAGSVLTNKYAEGYPGKRYYGGCEYVDMAEDIARERLKKLFGAEYVNVQPHSGSQANMGVYMTILKPGDKILGLSLAHGGHLTHGSPVNFSGKIYQAVAYELDKETGLLNYDNIEALAKQEKPKLIVAGGSAYSRDWDYKKFREIADQVGAFLLCDMAHPAGLISKGLLNNPLEHCHFVTSTTHKTLRGPRGGVILMGKDFENPFGISVPKTGRLKMMSELIDSTIMPGIQGGPLMHIIMAKGVAFGEALQDSFTDYVHQVRANARKLAAELVKKDYHIISGGTDNHLMLVDLTNKNISGKAAEIALGKAGITVNKNMVPFDQRSPFVTSGIRVGTPASTTRGMKENEMVRIAELIDKAVLNSENDEILAGIKNDVKELCSGFPLFFGK; encoded by the coding sequence ATGTACGATTCTTTAAAAAATGATCCCGAAATGTACGAGGTTTTACAACTCGAAACGGGGAGACAAACAGAAAAACTTGAACTCATTGCTTCCGAAAACATCGTAAGTCCCGCAGTTCTTGCCGCGGCAGGATCTGTTCTGACCAATAAATATGCCGAAGGATACCCAGGAAAGCGATATTATGGTGGATGTGAGTATGTTGATATGGCTGAGGATATCGCACGCGAAAGACTAAAAAAACTCTTTGGTGCTGAATATGTTAATGTCCAGCCACACAGCGGGTCACAGGCCAACATGGGTGTTTATATGACTATCCTGAAACCGGGTGACAAAATTCTCGGTTTGAGCCTTGCTCATGGTGGTCACCTTACACACGGTTCCCCCGTCAACTTTTCAGGCAAAATTTATCAGGCCGTTGCATACGAACTTGACAAAGAGACCGGCCTGTTGAATTATGATAATATTGAAGCGCTTGCAAAGCAGGAAAAACCAAAACTGATTGTAGCAGGTGGCAGTGCGTATTCGAGAGACTGGGATTACAAAAAATTCAGAGAAATAGCTGACCAGGTCGGTGCTTTCCTCCTTTGCGATATGGCACATCCTGCAGGACTGATCTCAAAAGGGCTGTTAAACAATCCACTCGAACATTGTCATTTCGTTACTTCCACAACCCACAAAACACTTCGCGGACCGAGAGGCGGAGTAATATTAATGGGAAAAGATTTTGAGAATCCATTCGGAATATCGGTGCCGAAAACCGGCAGGTTAAAAATGATGTCGGAATTGATTGACAGCACCATAATGCCGGGTATTCAGGGCGGTCCGCTTATGCACATTATTATGGCTAAAGGAGTGGCTTTTGGTGAGGCCTTACAGGACTCATTCACTGACTATGTACATCAAGTTAGAGCCAATGCAAGAAAACTTGCTGCCGAACTGGTAAAAAAAGATTATCACATAATTTCGGGCGGGACCGACAATCATTTGATGCTTGTTGACCTGACAAATAAGAATATCAGTGGAAAAGCTGCTGAAATTGCACTCGGAAAGGCCGGCATTACTGTAAACAAAAACATGGTACCTTTTGACCAAAGAAGTCCTTTTGTTACAAGTGGGATAAGAGTCGGAACACCTGCCTCCACAACCCGTGGAATGAAGGAAAATGAAATGGTAAGAATCGCAGAGTTGATTGACAAAGCAGTCCTTAATTCAGAAAATGATGAGATTCTTGCAGGCATTAAAAATGATGTAAAAGAGCTCTGCTCGGGTTTTCCTCTGTTTTTCGGGAAATAA
- the tatC gene encoding twin-arginine translocase subunit TatC — protein MAEEIPDQLSGEENNEPEVEMSFWDHLEELRSRLLKIFAGVIPIWLISIGFAQDVINTVLLTPAWNSTIKLQNIRPFGQLMLNFEVSFIVALIITVPYSFYHLWQFIAPALHKHEKNALLWAAFYSSFCFLGGTAFGYFVMIPMTLSFAAGFGSAEVLNIFALDEYMSLIFSILIGSSLIFELPVVSYLLTRIGILSPEFMIKYRRHAIIILMVLAAFLSPGTDPFSMLILAVPLFLLYETSILISKWATKKNLTSR, from the coding sequence ATCGCTGAAGAAATTCCGGATCAGTTATCGGGAGAAGAGAATAATGAACCTGAAGTGGAGATGTCATTTTGGGATCATCTTGAAGAGCTCAGGAGCAGACTCCTCAAAATATTCGCGGGTGTAATACCGATTTGGTTGATTTCAATTGGATTTGCACAGGATGTAATAAATACTGTTTTGTTGACACCGGCATGGAATTCAACAATTAAACTGCAGAATATCAGGCCTTTCGGTCAGTTGATGTTAAACTTTGAAGTAAGTTTTATTGTTGCACTTATAATAACAGTTCCTTACAGTTTTTATCATCTGTGGCAGTTTATCGCACCCGCTTTGCACAAACATGAGAAAAATGCTTTGCTTTGGGCAGCATTCTACTCGTCATTCTGTTTTTTGGGTGGTACGGCTTTTGGATACTTTGTCATGATTCCGATGACTTTAAGTTTCGCTGCCGGTTTTGGGAGTGCAGAGGTGTTGAATATTTTCGCGCTGGATGAGTATATGTCGCTGATTTTTAGCATCCTGATCGGAAGCTCACTAATATTCGAATTGCCGGTTGTTTCCTATCTCTTGACAAGAATAGGAATACTTTCGCCGGAGTTCATGATCAAGTATCGCAGGCATGCCATAATAATCCTGATGGTTCTGGCAGCATTTTTATCTCCGGGAACTGATCCGTTTTCAATGTTGATTCTGGCTGTTCCGCTTTTTTTACTTTACGAAACGAGTATTCTCATATCAAAATGGGCAACAAAGAAAAATTTAACTTCCCGGTAA